A window of Bombus terrestris chromosome 4, iyBomTerr1.2, whole genome shotgun sequence genomic DNA:
CCAATGTGTAACCCAATTCGAtgcaataataacaaaataaattttccactGCGACAGCCCTTGCGACGATAAGTAGcgtttcgagatatttaaaTTCGTATCTACGCCTGGGAAATTACTTCAATTCACAGAAATGAAACTTTCTTTATTACATATCTATATGTTTAACTAGatgatttatatgtaatattaatattgaataGTTTTATCTCATTTTGTAGCTGGCActcaaaaaaatatgaaatataatatttatttaatttttattgacaGAACGAGCTCTCAAGTTTTGTATATCATACGatgaaataataagaaaaatgagGCATAGTATAAAATGTTCCGCTAGATAAGAACCTAcgttataaatttattgaaagtaTGATCCAAAGCgtagaattataataaaataaatctttatttgCAAAATGGATAAATAATACAAGATCGCACCCATTAGCGCTACTTATACAGATTCCTTTCGAGGACTAACAGATAAAAGAACACGCTGTATAATCGTACATGCCCATTGCTATTATCTGTGAAAGATCGTCATTAACAGAAGATCGATTCTCACAGATGGaggatatttttcaaaatatcttaCTAAAAACATTTCTTACTTTCTCAGACTCAGTGCCGTAATTCACCGCAATGGACCGACTTCCACGTAAACGATTTAACATACACGGACGACATAGAATCTATATACTTCAGGATGTGCACGTTACCGACGAACCTGAGTCTAGGAGAAATCGCGAGGAGATTCGGCGTACGAAGCGTAAAGACTCTGGTGTTCGAGTCGTTTGAACAACTAGGCCCGGCGATCAACAGAACACACCTACAAAAATTACCAGATCTACAACACTTAACTTTATCCAGCAACGGTTTAACCAACCTTAGCAGCGATCTTTTCGCTGATATACCTCAACTAGTCTGGCTCGATTTACGCGAGAACCGTGTACAATTGTCACCTGGAATCTTCAACTATACACCCAATTTAGAGGTGCTCGAATTGGGTATGAATATGATGGGCAACATCGAACCAAGTATATTAAATCCATTAAGAAAACTGCGATTTTTGAATTTATGGCAGAACAAGTTTACGGAGATCAAGCCAAGTACATTCGACAAGCTCGAGACTCTGAATTCCTTGGACCTGAACGGGAACGAATTGACTACCCTGCCAAAAGATATTTTCGCCAAATTGGAGAATCTGGAGGCGTTAAATTTGTTTTCCAACAATTTTTCATCGCTGCCAGAAGGTCTACTAGAGCATAACGTCAGATTGAGAGAGGTGAATTTGTATGCTAATAAAAGAAACATGACTACATTGCCGAATGGATTGTTCGCGAATTTGAAGGAGCTCGTTACAGTGGAATTAAGAAGCAATGGTTTGAAGGAAGTGCCAGCTGATCTGTTTCGTGGTTCCTTTTCATTGAAAAACATTAGCTTACAGAGAAACTTTATTGAATCACTCCCTAAAGACCTCTTTAACGGATTGGAACATCTGTCGAAATTGTTACTTAATTACAACGAACTGACGTCATTGCCTGATGAAATTTTCTTGCATTTGAAACATTTGGTTACATTGGATTTGTCTAAGAATCATCTTACTTCGATATCTAGGTAAGGCGATACTATAGTGGAATTAAAATAATaggataataatttattatcagaGAATGGTAATAGGTAAAAAGTtcagaaaattacaaattttactcTTATTTGGCTTCATGAGAAATAATTGGAATTCATGTCAGGTATTGAGAACAAAGGTAGAATAACTTACATCTTTTCTGAATAAGAGCTTGTAGCATTAATTTGTTtccataattataaaaatagaggAATTTAGTTTTTCCAAATTAAATGGAAATGATATAAAGAGATATATCATTTGTGCTCTTATCTATTTTAAGCAACAAACTACTTGATTTGCTAAATATTGGAACTAAATCCATTTTTCAGTTCGTTCTCTCCAATACCTATGATTCCTTCAAATAATGAATTTGAATAAGTTGCTATTCAGTATACAATCAAATAATTAACATGATGATTTTATGAtactgaaaaaaataataaaacatattatgTTCGATAGTAAcaacttttacaaaataatcaCATAAGAGATTGATACATTATATCTTTAATCTAACAAAAGACTTCAAATTTaactttataataaaatcaaaaatGTCAAGTATATACTTGCTCTTGGTAGAACATACtttataaaagtattaatttgTTACTCTTAAAAAATagataattgttaataaaagagattcatgcaatttttattatgtCTTGCATATACTACAAatatagtattttaaatattctatctaAATATGATAGAAACGTTTAGCAACTTTATTGAAGAGCGACATTTTGGAGCTACCtaaaattttcctttatttgaaatgtttcaGATCTATCTTTAAAAGTTTAAAATCACTGGAATACCTGAATATgtcagaaaataaattaaaagtgatAGAAGACACGAGTTTCTATTCCTTGACCAAACTACGGATAGCGCAATTCTCTCATAATTACCTTAAATTTAATGCCTCAATTAATACCTATCCAGATGATTTTGGGAATAAATCAGTTTTTCATACTTGTACTGCTTTACAAGAGTTACATTTGGCCAGGAATAATATTTCGGAAATATTTAGTGATTGGACCATAGGCAGTTTAAAGCTGCGAATTTTGGATCTCCGATTCAACCAGATAACGCAAATATCGGTAAGATAATATgccagaaatattatttattgttataacaAATAAGCAAATCTTTTAGTTGTTTTTATTCCTATATTAAAgaacttttaaaaattatttcatttaaaatttcttttttcaggCCGAAAATCTACAATTTCTATCGAATGATATTAAAGTGGATCTTACACACAATCGAATAAAGTATATCTACTTATCTACAGCTGAAAGATTGGCGAAATTTCAAACGAATCctcgtaacgtaataatatacgttGAAAATAATCCTATTGTCTGCAACTGCGATTTATACGACTTTCTTCGTTACATGGACGGAAGAATGCACCCCTACGTACAAAACTTTTTCCATATAATACCGGGACACTTGAAATGTCAGAGTCCAGACTGGCTTgcaaatatagaaatagtaaATTTGAGATCAAAGAAATTAAAGTGTCAAGTAGCGGATCCTTGCCCTAGCGAGTGCAACTGTTGGTTAAAACGCGACAGTAAAGCATTTCTAATTGATTGTTCGCACAAAAACTTGACACGTGTGCCACATTTGACAAACATCACGACTTTGGCACCTCAAGTATTTCAGAAACTCGAGTTAAATCTCACAGGCAATAAATTGACCAGAATGTCGCCAATAGCTGAAATCGGTTCGAATAATATGCAGATATCCAAATTGCTATTGTCTAACAATAATATCGATGACATATCTGTAGATGAATTGCCATTGAACATTGAGGTATGTGAAATATAaatcttctttatctttaagATTGTTATCTATTACAGATTTCATCTTTAATATACTACCATTTATCAATGATTAACACACTATCGGTGCAATATCGCCAGTTCTTTATAAAACCGATAACATTTCCAAACAATCTTAGTACCAATAGgattaattttgatttttttagGTTTTGGAGCTACACAACAATAATATCAGCAGATTGAACTCGGGTGTTTTGCAATTTATGAACAATACCTCCTTAATGACAGTGACATTAGACGGAAATCCATGGATATGCGACTGCGACACAAGAgattttctcaatttcattcaaACGAAAGTTATAGAAATCCCCAATTCCTTGAAGATTACCTGCAAAGACATGAACGTACCGATGTTGAAGATGACAGCGACAGATCTTTGTTCCACgaacattataataataatcgtgATCAGCGTGGTCACAGCTATCACTGGTCTAATAATCGGCATGCTAGCAGCACTATATTACCGATATCAACGAGAAATCAAAGTTTGGCTATACGCACATCAACTCTGCTTGTGGTTAGTAACCGAGGACGAACTGGACAAAGATAAGCTGTACGATGCATTCATAAGTTATTCGCATAAAGACGAAGACTTCATCGTGAACGAGTTAGTGCCAAAACTAGAGAGTGGTCCAAGACCGTTCAAACTGTGTCTGCATTTTCGTGATTGGTTAGCTGGAGAGTGGATACCGACACAAATTGCGCGATCCGTTCAGGATTCTAGGCGGACAGTAGTAGTTTTATCACCTAACTTTTTGGAGAGTGTTTGGGGACGAATGGAGTTTAGAGCAGCTCATAGTCAAGCTCTCAGCGAAGGTAGAGCGcgagttattttaattttgtatggCGAAATTGGTCCTACAGACGATTTGGATCCAGAACTTAAGGCGTATTTGAGTATGAACACGTATGTAAAATGGGGTGACCCTTGGTTCTGGGATAAATTGCGATATGCGCTACCACATGCGCTACCACGTAGGCTATCACATGAGGTACCAAATCCTTCGCAATTAGCAAAGTATCGTGTATGTAAAAGATTCTTTGCAAATCCGTGCATACAAATTAACGGCGAGAAGAAAGACCTTATTTATCCGAATAATGCTCCTGAAACACCCCCTGCAGCGAGCACTCCACCGGCAGATTCTCTTAAAGCATTTATATGCGATGAGAAAAACAATAAAGAACATTTTGAAAATCTGTCTCCAACAAGTAACGCCAAGCTCATTCTTTTGCCTGAGGACTTAATAAAGCATAATCTCCTTAATAAGGTACAATGTACCACAGTGTAATGAGATCATCGTATACGTCCAAgaatatacgaaacattttcaaGGCGGAACCATTCTTTAAACAAAAACCTAAAATTACTCATTTTGTGTCTGTGTTTGTGTTTGTGAAACCACTTACAAGAATTAccaaatttataacatttaattttatcgGTTAACGGTTTAACCAACTTAAACAACGATGCTTTTGCTTATCTACCTCAACTAGTCTAACTCGATTTGGCTTGTTCACCAAGAGTTTGGGAAAAAATCACGTTTCCACAATTGTACTGTTTTACAAGAATTACATTTGGCCAGaaacaatatttaaagaatatataGTGATTGGACCATAGCCAGTTTACAGCTACGAATTTTGGATCTCCAATTTCTATCAGATAAAGCAAATATTGGTgagataatatattaaaaatattattcattatacattatgacatatTAACATATTTGTTAgttacttttatttctttattaagaaACTTATAAGACTGTGAAAatgttttgcaattttttataaactactttatagatattttattgcaattaaaaataacaataaaataataaataaaatattgtttttcagACCAAAGATCTGCAATTCCTATCCAATGACATTAACATATGAATCTTACATATATAATGATAGAACAAAACATATCCAATCTTCAGCCGAGAGATTAGCGCAATTTAATCGTAACGTAATGATATACATTGAAAACAATCCTATTGTTTGCAATTGTGATTTATACGACTTTTCTCGTTACATGGAAGAACACCCCCCTACGTACCAAAATAACTTGCAATCGTAGAAATAGCAAAGTTGAGGTTGAAGAAGTTAAGATGCAAGATATTGTATCCCTGTTCTGACAAGTGCACGTGTTGGTTGAAACGCGACAATAAAGCATTTCTAATTGGTCATTCACGCAAACATTTGGCACATGTTCCACGAAATAATCTCACCCCATAAACTcgaattaaatttcacaagCAAAAAACTGATCAGGATACCactaaataatatgtaaatatccaTATGTAATGCAATGCTGAAAATTCTTTATCATCTTTACTCTATTATCTCATTTATAagtttataaatttgtttcataaaattttaaatatcgccATAAGTAAACGTCGAAGACAAATTACATAATGTAATGACTGAAGAAACTTAGTTTTAAATTGCTGAGATTACTGTAAATaagtattttttgtaattttaaatgaCTTCTAACTTATAATATGTTTCCACTACTATAATGAActagattattattataaaaataggataaatattgagctaaatattttttagagttatttttataccataaaatttatttctccttAGTGTAAACTTTATGTATGTATACCATGAATTTCTGTCTATCACTATAAGATAAAGTtccataataattttatttaataattgtaaataatcaatcgatatttaacatataatattCAAGAGATATAATTAAGTATGCAtacataaaatagaaattaatagcaATATAATTGTCACAATCTTACCattcattttaattttcaatataagCCTAGGGTCACATACGAATTTATATTGCACATAAGTAGATATGGTACATTACTAtatattcattattttattgctCAATTTTATgagcaattttattatttgatgagctcgataatttttttacaattattattaaaaatcgaAAGTAAACTGTccatttttcaataaaagacGACCATAAAGACACTAATTAGAAATTTCgattagaaaaataaagaatctcactataaattgataatttcactattaataattttttattgtattgtaCTTCGATATGTTAACCCTTAACGGTCGATAGTTTATTTTGCAATACTCAGCTCTAAAACTACAGAATATTGGCTAAACTAtagcataaataaataaatacaaatggaAACGAAATTCTTTATGTTTCTGTAGTAGAACTGTGCTATGAATCGCTTCGACCATTAAGGgcgcaaataattttattatacagttattattaaaaaagtacctgagaaataaatattcatataatctTCCATAAATATTGCAAAAGCTTATAATTGTATATTTCCCACATTTAATTATTGTAATCATTTTTCGATCGTTCATAGAATCACAAATAtaatcctttctcttttttcatgtatttaattctttttcatatatagagatatgaaaattaagaaatacttAGAATAAATTTTGATGATTAATAATAGGAATATGTATAGgagtatttatattattgtcattattaaaattaaacaagTTTTTTACTATATAGTATATTTCTAAGCATTGGCAGCACAATAAGCAATAACAAATGAACAAAACTACAGATTTCGTTtgaaaaaatttacttttacttACCCATAACAGCTTCGGTGTGCCAATTCCTATAGATTCGTTACATATAAATCGTACTTCGGATGTGTAGGAGcctaattaatataataataataacataactGATTTATAATcagtattatttaataaactatACGCTGTATACTTACTATTTACACATTTACTACCATTAGAGTATTGAAGTTTTATAACATCTCTACCATAATCAAAAATTACGTTTGCTAGTGTTCCATATCCATTGTTTCCTTCACATACAGCAGAACCATTGCAGCTCTTTTCTCCACCACATATACTTATGCTATATTTTTTGCCTTGTTTGTTCTCCACCTGCAATGATTTATagtaaaattttagaaaattaataaaatatattattctattctttcacataaaaatcatataaaatatcttatattaaaactaaaaatatatatgtttatttattttcataattttgatttaaattgACATCGTCTTATTAGattaattaaaaggaaaaattatTAGGTATTAACAAACTTACATAGTATACTTTCT
This region includes:
- the LOC100651716 gene encoding protein toll codes for the protein MRLNRMIEFSLRYWIILWIFIVATCYAFKGQCPQQYACTCLSSPNGDYEIHCPTDENSAFIVNVQQHLFIKTQCRNSPQWTDFHVNDLTYTDDIESIYFRMCTLPTNLSLGEIARRFGVRSVKTLVFESFEQLGPAINRTHLQKLPDLQHLTLSSNGLTNLSSDLFADIPQLVWLDLRENRVQLSPGIFNYTPNLEVLELGMNMMGNIEPSILNPLRKLRFLNLWQNKFTEIKPSTFDKLETLNSLDLNGNELTTLPKDIFAKLENLEALNLFSNNFSSLPEGLLEHNVRLREVNLYANKRNMTTLPNGLFANLKELVTVELRSNGLKEVPADLFRGSFSLKNISLQRNFIESLPKDLFNGLEHLSKLLLNYNELTSLPDEIFLHLKHLVTLDLSKNHLTSISRSIFKSLKSLEYLNMSENKLKVIEDTSFYSLTKLRIAQFSHNYLKFNASINTYPDDFGNKSVFHTCTALQELHLARNNISEIFSDWTIGSLKLRILDLRFNQITQISAENLQFLSNDIKVDLTHNRIKYIYLSTAERLAKFQTNPRNVIIYVENNPIVCNCDLYDFLRYMDGRMHPYVQNFFHIIPGHLKCQSPDWLANIEIVNLRSKKLKCQVADPCPSECNCWLKRDSKAFLIDCSHKNLTRVPHLTNITTLAPQVFQKLELNLTGNKLTRMSPIAEIGSNNMQISKLLLSNNNIDDISVDELPLNIEVLELHNNNISRLNSGVLQFMNNTSLMTVTLDGNPWICDCDTRDFLNFIQTKVIEIPNSLKITCKDMNVPMLKMTATDLCSTNIIIIIVISVVTAITGLIIGMLAALYYRYQREIKVWLYAHQLCLWLVTEDELDKDKLYDAFISYSHKDEDFIVNELVPKLESGPRPFKLCLHFRDWLAGEWIPTQIARSVQDSRRTVVVLSPNFLESVWGRMEFRAAHSQALSEGRARVILILYGEIGPTDDLDPELKAYLSMNTYVKWGDPWFWDKLRYALPHALPRRLSHEVPNPSQLAKYRVCKRFFANPCIQINGEKKDLIYPNNAPETPPAASTPPADSLKAFICDEKNNKEHFENLSPTSNAKLILLPEDLIKHNLLNKVQCTTV